Proteins encoded together in one Vigna angularis cultivar LongXiaoDou No.4 chromosome 5, ASM1680809v1, whole genome shotgun sequence window:
- the LOC108319084 gene encoding ATP-dependent zinc metalloprotease FTSH 12, chloroplastic: MELSVTHTPNPLHCFSSPQLFPNPNVFTLSAPRPRRKLRFRVSATAEPDGASWSQSLRRGSQRFWINFGEMVKKETGLDFQNSSVKNVAEVMSGDELRRFGTQWVSRFVDWNRWERWKNIKDWEPLRIGTFVLYIFVVTFACRGVYVAVQAPFLNRQKKELAEAYMEVLIPEPSPTNIRRFKKGMWKRTMPKGLKMKKLIERPDGTLVHDTSYVGEDAWEDDQEERVKQIIEDDERLNKEEKKELTKGLGISGEVQFEGTWRERLHKWRDILRKERFAEQLDSLNAKYVVEFDMKEVEQSLRKDVAEKVTPTQDTRALWIAKRWWRYRPKLPYTYFLNKLDNSEATAVVFTEDLKKLYVTMKEGFPLEFVVDIPLDPHLFEIITSSGAEVDLLQKRQIHYFMKVVIALVPGILILWLIRESVMLLHITSKRFLYKKYNQLIDMARAENFIMPIGDVGETKSMYKEVVLGGDVWDLLDELMIYMGNPMQFYERGVQFVRGVLLSGPPGTGKTLFARTLAKESGLPFVFASGAEFTDSERSGASRINEMFSIARRNAPCFVFVDEIDAIAGRHARKDPRRRATFEALIAQLDGEKEKTGVDRVSLRQAIIFICATNRPDELDPEFVRPGRIDRRLYIGLPDAKQRIQIFGVHSSGKQLAEDVNFEELVFRTVGFSGADIRNLVNESAIMSVRKGHSKIFQQDIIDVLDKQLLEGMGVLLTEEEQQKCEQRVSLEKRRLLAVHEAGHVVLAHLFPRFDWHAFSQLLPGGKETAISVFYPREDMVDQGYTTFGYMMMQMVVAHGGRCAERIVFGDDISDGGSDDLEKITKIAREMVISPQNKKLGLIGLTKRVGLIDRPDSPDGELIRYRWDDPHVIPADMTLEVSELFTRELARYIEETEELAMNALRNNRHILDLIAKELLERSRVTGLEVEEKLKEHSPVMFEDFAKPFQINPDEEGPLPHNDRIRYHLPDLYPAPLHRC; encoded by the exons ATGGAACTCTCCGTTACGCACACTCCCAATCCTCTTCACTGTTTCTCATCACCACAACTCTTTCCAAACCCCAACGTTTTCACGCTAAGCGCACCGCGTCCCCGCAGAAAGCTTCGGTTCCGAGTTTCGGCCACCGCGGAGCCCGATGGGGCGTCGTGGTCGCAGTCGCTGCGGCGTGGGTCGCAGCGGTTCTGGATCAACTTTGGGGAAATGGTGAAGAAAGAGACGGGTCTTGACTTCCAGAACAGCAGCGTGAAGAACGTAGCCGAGGTTATGAGCGGAGATGAATTGCGAAGGTTTGGGACTCAGTGGGTGTCTCGGTTTGTCGATTGGAACCGGTGGGAACGCTGGAAG AATATCAAAGACTGGGAACCTTTGCGAATTGGCACATTtgttctttatatttttgttgtcaCATTTGCTTGTAGAGGAGTATATGTTGCTGTTCAAGCACCTTTCCTAAATCGGCAGAAAAAAGAATTAGCAGAAGCTTACATGGAAGTGTTAATTCCTGAACCATCCCCTACTAACATCAGAAG ATTTAAGAAGGGTATGTGGAAGAGGACCATGCCAAAAGGcctaaaaatgaaaaagcttATTGAAAGACCTGATGGAACACTTGTTCATGATACTTCTTATGTTGGAGAGGATGCATGGGAGGATGATCAAGAGGAGCGTGTAAAACAAATTATAGAGGATGATGAAAGGTTaaacaaagaagagaagaaagaactAACAAAAGGCTTGGGCATTTCAG GTGAGGTTCAATTTGAGGGTACATGGCGTGAAAGACTTCATAAATGGAGAGACATCCTTAGAAAAGAACGTTTTGCCGAACAATTAGATTCCTTAAATGCCAAATATGTAGTTGAATTTGACATGAAAGAGGTTGAACAGAGTCTTCGGAAGGATGTAGCAGAGAAGGTGACACCCACTCAGGATACTAGGGCTCTATGGATAGCTAAGAGGTGGTGGCGCTATCGGCCTAAACTTCCTTATACTTATTTCCTCAACAAGCTTGATAATTCTGAGGCAA CAGCTGTTGTCTTTACTGaagatttgaaaaaattgtatgtgACAATGAAAGAAGGTTTTCCATTGGAATTTGTC GTTGATATCCCTCTCGATCCTCATCTGTTTGAGATTATTACGAGTTCTGGAGCTGAAGTAGATCTCCTTCAGAAGCGACAGATCCATTATTTCATGAAGGTTGTGATTGCTTTAGTACCTGGAATACTGATTCTCTGGCTTATAAGGGAGTCTGTGATGCTTCTACACATCACTTCCAAGAGGTTTCTTTACAAGAAGTATAATCAACTCATTGATATGGCCCGAGCAGAAAATTTCATTATG CCAATTGGAGACGTTGGTGAAACAAAGTCAATGTACAAGGAAGTTGTGTTGGGGGGTGACGTTTGGGATCTTCTTGATGAGTTAATGATCTATATGGGAAATCCTATGCAGTTCTATGAAAGGGGTGTGCAGTTTGTTCGG GGTGTTCTACTTTCTGGACCTCCAGGAACTGGAAAAACATTGTTTGCCAGGACACTTGCAAAAGAAAGTGGACTACCTTTTGTATTTGCTTCGGGTGCTGAGTTCACTGATAGTGAAAGAAGTGGTGCATCTAGGATAAACGAGATGTTTTCCATTGCTAGGAGAAAT GCACCTTGTTTTGTATTTGTAGATGAAATAGATGCTATTGCTGGAAGACATGCTAGGAAGGATCCTCGGAGAAGGGCAACTTTTGAGGCTCTTATTGCACAGCTTGATGGGGA GAAGGAAAAAACTGGAGTTGACCGTGTATCTCTCAGACAAGCTATCATATTCATCTGTGCTACAAATAGGCCAGATGAATTAGATCCTGAGTTTGTTCGTCCTGGCCGTATTGATCGTCGACTGTACATTGGTTTGCCGGATGCAAAGCAGAGAATCCAGATTTTTGGTGTGCACAGTTCTGGAAAGCAATTGGCCGAGGATGTGAATTTTGAAGAG CTTGTCTTCCGTACTGTTGGATTCTCTGGAGCAGATATAAGAAACCTTGTTAATGAATCAGCAATAATGTCG GTGAGAAAAGGGCATTCCAAAATTTTCCAGCAAGATATTATTGATGTATTGGATAAACAACTGCTTGAGGGTATGGGTGTCCTTCTGACAGAGGAAGAGCAACAAAAATGTGAACAAAGG GTATCTTTGGAAAAGAGGAGATTGCTTGCTGTTCATGAAGCTGGGCATGTGGTGCTTGCTCACCTATTTCCTAGGTTTGATTGGCATGCATTTTCACAGCTCCTTCCTGGGGGCAAG GAAACTGCAATATCTGTATTCTATCCTCGAGAAGATATGGTAGACCAAGGTTATACAACATTTGGTTACATGATGATGCAAATGGTAGTGGCTCATGGTGGTCGATGTGCTGAACGTATTGTATTTGGTGATGATATAAGTGATGGAGGAAGCGATGATCTTGAAAAGATAACAAAG ATTGCTAGGGAGATGGTTATCAGCCCTCAAAATAAGAAGTTGGGGTTAATCGGTTTAACAAAAAGGGTTGGTTTAATAGATCGACCAGACAGCCCAGATGGAGAGTTGATAAGATATAGA TGGGATGACCCTCATGTAATTCCTGCTGACATGACGCTAGAGGTGTCTGAGCTTTTTACAAGGGAGTTGGCTAGG TACATTGAAGAAACTGAAGAACTTGCAATGAATGCTTTAAGGAATAATAGGCACATTTTGGACTTGATTGCAAAGGAACTACTGGAGAGGTCAAGGGTGACTGGATTG GAAGTTGAAGAAAAATTGAAGGAACATTCTCCCGTAATGTTTGAGGACTTTGCAAAGCCATTCCAAATAAACCCAGATGAG